GTTGAACAAGTTCACAGCGGAGAATCGGGAGGAGGCGGGATCAGACGGGGAAGGCCCACAAGAGCCGGCAGCCAGCAGTGAGACCTCCAGCCAACTGATCGTTCAGCAGGTCCGCACAGTGGACCAGGACGGCAACCTGAAGGTCGTCTACCCGTCAAAGACCGACCTCTCCAATGACATCAGCAACTTGACCGTTATTTGGTAGTCCTTGCTGTGGACATCCTGAGGTTTACACTCATTCACACGCTCCATGAAGTCATTGTAACAGATTAACACTGTGGGACATTAAGGTTTGACAACATGCAACAAAAACGATATCCTTTTACTTCAGGGAGCACAGGAAATGTGATCCTATAGAATTTCATGTGATTGAAGTGTTGCCTGTTGACAAATGTAACATGATTGATGTACAGCTTTTTGAACCACATGTAATGTTAATAAATCCTTTTGATGCTTTCTGAAAGCACGATCAGCATGACTGTCCAAATATCCTTATTTTAGTGTTTACAAACTAGACAAGTATCCTTCAGGTAACATTGTTAAACTTACATATACTAACTTAGACCTGAAGATTTGCGTTAACTTAAATATAGAATTTAAGCAGCAAATAGTGAGTTACTTCAAATGTAAatcctgttttcatacattttacCACATGCCAGTGTTTCTTTAGCTCGAGTGTCTGTAGGTTTGGGTGCAGCCATTGTAGCTACAGCTGCTAATATTATGGAGAATTCCAGCCAATTTTGGGTTAATCTTGAGCGCTATTAATGAGTGTACTTTCGTTtgagggaaaacaaaaaaacctgacCCAAAGGAGTGCGGTCAACGCGGAGCCACAGGCCTGTTTTTGAGGGGAGGGGGATAAACTTCAAGTTTTCGTCACGaaggcatgacctgtcctctggaggacagccagaccaccgccgctccatggattgttgTCGGGATGATAATcaccgaagcctggctgaacactcaccggacggcagctagcagcaggATTGAGACAGGGACCAGGTGAATTTAGACAGTGTcagagttgaaaacgcatcttgtcacgtaagggccctgttcacgttgcagacattttaaaaattgcattttgggtctgttaagaggcacaaaaggcactctaaaacttgccctgacAACTGcagttttagctcagtggaagcttgtacacgtagctgcagctactccgtgtaGACAGCACCGATTTGGGTCGGGTTTTTTCAAACGAAAATacacgcatatttatagcgatcaagatgaacaaaaattggccggaattctcctttaacctaGTCCATATTGATggcgtttcacttccgggattgttagTGGtgctggaaattctgccgggtgtccctcattttggccagatgtcagatttatgaggactgtggttaactgctcctcagatctctgcagggtaaatccagaccgcTAGCTTGACCAGTTTTcagttgcacgactaaaacctttcaatgtacacgttccacaaaaacgttccttcccgaggccatTTTGCAGAGGTACCGTCCGCCATgaagattggtttaaagaaatgccaataaaccagagcatgtttttctcctatcccagaatgttgtgtggactcgccagacgctcctccgcagagctgtgtagataggtctggcaataaGACTGTTACCTAACCAAACGATGTTCAAACAAACTGCATTCTGTGCAGAAAGGGATTTTTTCGCTCTCAAAAGGTCAGCTTCTTGACAACCTTTATGGGTCAAACTATTCCATATTGTTTGTAGTACAGTTGTATCTGGGATTCTgcagttatgttttacatttctcTAGCCAATGAACAAACTGAGAAATGCATTTAATTGAATGTATGTTTATTGTCATGACTGAAACTTCAGTATGCCTACATAGATACTCTATGGAAGCGGAGTGGTCGCAGGATCTGCAAAAGAACaggaaatattaaaatgtagacAATTAAGCAACTGATAAGCCATTGCTTTACCTTTTATCGTCACTTTGAGTGCTTTTTTGGGTTGTTCGAGAGTGAACAGCTGAATTTTAAGATACTTACGGTCACAGTTACAAGCGTAAACCACCTTCAGGTACTTGTAGGTGCCGATGCAGGGGTTTCCAAACACAGAGTTGCTCGCTGCAATGGTACAGCTGTTTTTCCCATCACAGCTGTGGATGCAAAGTGACATGAGTGAAAACAGGCTTTGAACACAATGGAGCATATGAAATCTGAGCCACGTTATTAAAAAGGTGATTCTTTGTTATGAAATCTCAGCCCGTCTATcagaccaggaaaaaaaaaaaaaaccccacccaTATATGCATTACTACTGTCATAGAGGTCATCATTTTTGCAGATTGCAGTTCCTTCTTGCTGCAGTACACAAGACACTGAACTTCTACACTACTTCAGTCTGCATGCCCCATACTTGCAAACACCAGATGTATTTTTGCAGGCCTTTAATGATTTGTGCATGTGAAATGCCTCCTTTCTTTGAGCCCGTCTGCCgggtttttctttttactttctgaCTGAGGGAACTTTGCAAGAAATCCAAATCATTTGGACTTATCCATCTGTGCAAATCGGAAATAGTTTCTTGAAGTCTTGATCTTTCTCTACATTGAAGGTTGTGCAGCTGTACCTGTCAGCAACTTTGCCTGTGGGGCTTGAGCAGGAGATATTTTGAATTTGAGTGAGAGGCCGTTGGTAAATGCAGGTGGTCTGGTCTCTACGTCCATAGTCGGCACCATACACAGCTATAACCTGTCCTTCATCTGTcaaggaaaaaaacaagcagtcCACTTGGCAAGGTGGAGAAGACAATGTAGTGaagatttagtttttatatatatatatatatatatatatatatatatatatatatatatatatatatatatatatatatatatatatatatatatatatatatatatatatatatatatatatatatatataaccataaatgaaaagaaatattaCCACACTGGAGTTGTGCCAAAGAGCCCTCACAGGCATCAAGGTGAACTGTCAAAGTACCATGAAGGAATCACATTACTCTATGAaacctgcagcttcttttcttcatgcagaCATGTGACAATGTGACTCACTTGCTGGGAGGCAGGTGTAGGTGGTGTCCAGGTATTTGTAGGTGCGCTTGCAGGGATCAGAGGTATAAAAAACATTGATGTTTAGTTCACACTCCCTCTTGCCATCACACCTGTAGGAAACACATAAGCATGTTTTAGCACAAACAAAGGCTCACTTAAACCAAAATGGTGTCACTACTGTAGCAACTACTATTTCAGTGCAATATGTATTGTGAGACATGTACTGTGTGAGGTACCACTCGTTTTAATATGCAGTATCACATCATTGTTCATTCACCTGCACTATGTAGTGTTTGATGAAAATAGTTTGACCTTTAGAAATACTGTGTCCCTGGAGACATATTCTCCATGTTTGATTCTATGTTACCCtctttatgaaaaataaaaacagaatgacaGCAGATTAGTTGATATGAAGATCATGACGTAATGTCTTCATTTCTTCTACCCGTTTGCAAATGAGCTCTTCACTTCATCTCTGCTGCATACAAAAGTATTACGACGTGACAAATTGGAGATCTGCTGCAGTTGGTGAGGTGCAAGCTTTCCTGTTATAGGCTAGCTCATCAAAAGTACTACATTTGAATGATGCATTCATTTTTGAAAGCTCAGTGGCATTGAATAATGGCCCTAATAACTCACATTTAGAATACATGCAAATAAGTATTCTGTGATTGTACATGTGTACCTTTTCTTGACGACGTCCACTGTGCCCGCTTGAGAGCAGTGTGTATTGGCGAGCTGTCCCCGAGGTCTTCCCTCACTGCAGGTCACAGCGTCTGCACGTCCATACAGTGCTGTCTGCACACTGATCACTCCGTCATCTGTTACACAGCAAGGGAAAAATTAACAAGATGGCTCAATTATATGGCAATAATATTTTTGTCTGTCTTAGTGACTGAGCCTAAAATTTCTACAGGCTCAGCTGATAcggttctctctcctcttcagaGGATGATAGAATTAGTTTGCGGCTGTTGAGagataggaggaggaggaggaggggggtgtcTCTCAGCCACAGTACATTTTCTGGTTACTAAAGCCCAAAAGGTTTATTGCCTCAATACTGGTTGAGTCAGTTTGTCAAGGCCTTCAAACCGCAAGTACCACTCACAGTGGACACAAAGACTTAAGAGAGTTCAGTCATACCACATCTCAGGCGCTGGACATTCCCGTCGCTGCCACAGGTGACAGCTCTCTCTAGGGAGACTACTAAAATAACATGAAAGAGGTTAAAGTGTGTTCaagccacatactgtatgcagaaAATAAACGCAAGCATCAGCATCATCATTTACTCAGATACTTTACCTGTCATGAGCGAACATGTTGCTGCCAGCACTGGAAAAGAAACATCAATGTCAAACTGTGCCAGCCAAACATAAGCAAaagttaatttttttatttattgtgcaTTATCCTAAACCCCTGTCCCATGCTAGATggttggattaaaaaaaaaaaaaagaaagaaatttacCCTTAGGGGGAAAAGGCTGAGTTCAGTAAACCTGTCTCTTACCTGACTTACATTTGTTACAAATAACTGTAGTCGATGAGAAAAATTTTCACAAATAACCTACCATATTGCGCCAAATACAGAAGTTGTGCGTGAATCGGCCTCTGTTTTGGGAACGTAGCCCATTGGTATTATGGCAAATGGGCAATGATGTACTGTCTTACCCTGACACTCTACCCAGCACCCTGAAACTCCAATCACATAACCTATAAGCTTTAGCTTTTTCAGCAATCAAACTTAATTCCTAATTTTACATGAACCCACATAATTAGTGTTGCAGTTGTCACTTGCAGCCTAAACATTCTTCTTAAACAATTGGAATATTTGCTTACGCAGTTGTTGATGAAGTGGCAAACCTCTCCCCATCCTTGCTTGTGAATGAATGAGCCTTTTTGGGGATGCTCCTTTTATACCCAATCATGACACTCACCTGTTTCCAATgaacctgttcacctgtggaaCGTTCCAAACAGGTGCTTTTTGAGCATTCCTCAACTTTCCCAGTCTTTTGTTGCCCCTGTCACAGCTTTTTGGAaagtgttgcaggcatcaaattaaaaatgagtgaatatttgaaaaaatatttgaacattgcatatcttgtctttgtagtgtattcgattgaatataggttgaaaaggatttgcaaatcattgtattctgtttaagttttacacaacgtcccaacttcattggaactGGGGAGCTGAGGAAGCAGAAGAAGAGACAGAATATCACTGGCCTCCACAAGTCAGTGCAACTTATGACTCTCTGTTCTCTGTTGAGGAAAGGGTTTTGAAAGATCCTCATTAGATAACTGCAGGCTGGAGTCCAGGGAGGAAAGTTTTGGATAAAACCTTTGTGTTTGAGACACAAactgatttttaaaataaaagacaacttGTATAACAAAACACTTTTCTATTAAAGTGTTGTACAAGACATCTGTGTAACTTGGTATGCTATTTTTACAGTATGATCTGAACACATGAGGGCAGTGTAAGAATATTGGTTGCACCACAGCTTTAGTCTGATTTGTTTCAACCAATGTCTTGTTAACACATAAGGCATAGCATACTTCAATTGGTAGGCCTATGTAATGAAaggaaaatgcaaaaaaaaaaaggatttaaagAGATTATTGATCTGTTGATCTTGATTATGATACATGACTGACTTATAAATTCCTAAATTACTTTCTGCAAGTTTAATATAGACCACTCAGGAAGATCAAGCAACAACTTGACAAGATCAGTGTCACACACCAAATCTTCTTCACTGTGCGTGACAGCTGACAGCCCCGACAGAGTTGAATCTTATTTTTCCAACTTATCGAAAGAATATCACCGATTTCACAGATACCTGCAGCTTCTGCAGGGAAATGTATCCCTGCCTAGTGGATGCAGAGGGACATGTGATCTCATTCCCACCAACAGTGAGAAAACCAAGGTGTGTATATCTGTTTTCTTCCTGGTTATTATAATTGTATCCTCCCATAAGAGAGAAATTCATATTTAATACTGGCATACGGTGGAAATGATGTCAACAAAGAAAGCTGAACCCAATAACACATCTGACATGCCACATTGTCCCTCAGTTTGTCGGTCTTCTCGTGATACATATAAATGATCAACTGATTGTACTTAACAGACCAAGAAGTCTACCAAAGAGTTGTTCTTGGAGGTGACGAGTGTCATTTCAGCTATCCATGTCATTCTTACTAGCACAAATGACGTCACGTTTCCCATTCATGTGTATGGGGCTTTCAATTCCAAACCCACGTCATTCTTCCTATCCAGAATGAACATTCCAGATATCTGCAAAAGAATTACTACTAGGAAGGACTCCCATTTCAGATATCTACAATCGTTACTAGTCAAAACTCTAATTTCAGATAtccaaaatgaaacaaacattcCAGATATCTATATTGTAATTTTGACTATCAAAATACATTCTGACTagtaaaaatgtcattacagaTACAAACTACAATTTTACTAGGAAAATACAATTGTGGATATCTATAATAGTAATGCATCCCATTCAGAATGTAATTTTATGTGAAATATTAACGGCCGTTAAGGAAAAAGAATGAATGCCAAAATAGCTCACTCTAGTTCTGACCAGTGACAATTGTATTGTtgatatcttaaaaaaaaaaaaaagttctgctTGGTAATAATTCTATTGCATATATCTGGAATGTTCTGGATAGGAAGAATGACGtggatacagtcaggtccataaatattgggacattgacacaattctaatctttttggctctatacaccaccacaatggagttgaaatgaaacgaacaagatgtgctttaactgcagactttcagctttaatttgagggtatttacatccaaatcaggtgaacggtgtaggaattacaacagtttgtatatgtgcctcccactttttaagggaccaaaagtaatgggacaattggttgctcagctgttccatggccaggtgtgtgttattccctcattatcccatttacaaggagcagataaaaggtccagagttcatttcaagtgtgctatttacatttggaatctgttgctgtcaactctcaatatgagatccaaagagctgtcactatcagtaaagcaagccatcattaggctgaaaaaatctaaacaaacccatcagagagatagcaaaaacattaggtgtggccaaatcaactgtttggaacattcttaaaaaagaaaagaacgcaccggtgagctcagcaacaccaaaagacccggaagaccacgggaaacaactgtggtggatgaccgaagaatactttccctggtgaagaaaacacccttcacaacagttggccagatcaagaacactctccaggaggtaggtgtatgtgtgtcaaagtcaacaatcaagagaagacttcaccagagtgaatacagagggttcactacaagatgtaaaccattggtgagcctcaaaaaacaggaaggccggattagagtttgccaaacatctaaaaaagccttcacatttctggaacaacatcctatggacagatgagacaaagatcaacttgtaccagagtgatgggaagagaagagtatggagaaggaaaggaactgctcatgatccaaagcataccacctcatcagtgaagtatggtggtggtagtgtcatggcgtgggcatgtatggctgccaatggaactggttctcttgtatttattgatgacgtgactgctgacaaaagcagcaggatgaattctgaagtgtttcgggcaatattatctgctcatattcagccaaatgcttcagaactcattggacggcgcttcacagtgcagatggacagtgacccgaagcatactgcgaaagcaaccaaagagttttttaagggaaagaagtggaatgttatgcaatggccaagtcaatcacctgacctgaatccgattgagcatgcatttcacttgctgaagacaaaactgaagggaaaatgccccaagaacaagcaggaactgaagacagttgcaggagaggcctggcagagcatcaccagggatgaaacccagcgtctggtgatgtctatgcgttccagacttcaggctgtaattgaatgcaaaggatttgcaaccaagtattaaaaagtgaaagtttgatttatgattgttaatctgtcccattacttttggtcccttaaaaagtgggaggcacatatacaaactgttgtaattcctacaccgtttacctgatttggatgtaaataccctcaaattaaagctgaaagtctgcagttaaagcacatcttgtttgtttcatttcaactccattgtggtggtgtatagagccaaaaagattagaattgtgtcgatgtcccaatatttatggacctgactgtatctgAAATTGAAAGGCCCATACACATGAATGGGAAACGTGACGTCATTTGTACTAGTAAGTGACATTGTGGATATCCGAGTTGTTTTTGACTAGGAAGAGTTGAATTATGGATATCTGCAATCAATATCCAGTTAAACGTTAAAATGGATTGCTTAGACAACCTTCCACCCGTTGAAGACAGACCTCTCCGATGACATCAGCAACTGGACCGTTATTTGGTAGTCGTTGCTGTGGACAACCCGAGGTTTACACTCATTCACACGCTCCATGAAGTCATTGTAACAGATCAACACTGTGGGACATTAAGTTTTGACAACATGCAACAAAAACGATATCCTTTTACTTCAGGGAGCACAGGAAATGTGATCCTATAGAATTATGTGATTGAAGTGTTGCCTGTTGACGAatgtaacacatttttatatttatgtatctGGAACAAGATTCTGtggttatgttttacatttctcTAGCCAATGAACAAACtgacaaatgtatttaattaaacGCATGTTTATTGTGATATTGAAATGTCGGTATGCCTACATAGATAAACTATGTAAGCGGAGAGGTCACAGGATCTGCAAAAGAACAGGAAATAATCAATTCAGGCAATAAAAGCAACTGATAAGTTAAGGTATTAACTTTTATCGTCGCTGTGAGTTTTTGTGGCCGTTCCTGAGCCAACAGCCAAATGGACCTTTAAGACACTTACGATCACATGTGTAAGCCACCTTTAGGTACTTGTAAGTGCCGACACAGGGGTCTCCAAACACAGAGTTGCGCGCTGCGATGGTACAGCGGTTTTTTCCATTACAGCTGTGGATGCCAAGTGAAAACAGGATTTGAATAATATGGAGCATATGAAATCTGATCTGCAGTATCAAGGTGGTGATTTTCTTTAGTTATAAAAGCTCAGCCTGTGTATCAGCAAAGAAAAATCTCCAATGCACGCATGGCTACAGACTATTATAGCTGTCACCATTTTTACAGATTGCAGTTCACTCTGAATGTCATACAATGCTTCACTGGTCTGCATGTccctagtcttgctttgccagaccagcCACTCTCTggagtggaggagggtctggctagtccacagagcattccaggatgggagacaaacgtgctctggtttattggcatttctttaaaccagtcacaattgTCACTGGCGGTGCAAAACTCAGCATGGAGTCGCTGCGAAAtggtcgtgcgagagaaaactgattggacagatggtctagctaggtctcaatttaccatgcagagatctgaggagcagttaaccatagtcctcaaatctactgagtttaaaattccaacacaaagaaagcggaaggaaacagacatcggcgaaaatgcatgcatccggtggaatttcctgtggcaccggagcaatcccggcagtggaacgtcaaggatatagactagcatgCCCCATACTTTGAAAAACTCCAGATGTATTTTTATAGGCCTTGAATGTCTTGCATGTGAAATACCTCCCTTCTTTGATCCCTTTTGTCAACTTCTCTAAATGACCATGCATGAATTCCAATTAATTTGGAATCATCTGGGCCAATAGGAAATAGTTTCTTGAAGTCTTAATTTTTATCAATATATTTCAGTAAAGGTTGTGCAGCTGTACCTTTCAGCAACTTGGGGTGTGGGGCCTGAGCAGTAGATATTTTGAATTTGATCTAGAGGCCGTTGGTAAATGCAGGTGGTCTGGTCACTACGTCCATAGTCAGCACCATTCACAGATATAACCTGTCCTTGATCTGTCAAACAAAAGGAAGAACAAGTGGTACAATTGGCAAGGTGGGGAAGACCACAATGTAGTGAAGATTTAGAGGTCTGATGCATTGAAATTATATTACATCGATTGACCGTAAATGCCAAAAAAGGAAACATTACCACACTGGAGTTGCGCAAAAGTGCCTTCACAGGCAACAAGGTGAACTGTTAAAGTGAACATGAGGGAATAACGTTACATTTCACTAAAACCTGCAGCTTCTTTTAGGCTTTCGTTTCACTTGGACATGATAGGACTCACTTGAATGGACGCAGGTGTAGGTGGTGTCCAGGTATGTGGTGATGCCATAGCAGGGATCAGAGGTatgaaaaatgttgatgtttagTTCACACTCCCTCTTGCCATCACAACTGTAAGGAAACACATTACAAGCATGTTTTAGCACAAAGCAAGAGCTCACTAAAACTACAAATAGTGGAAATACTGTAGCAACTATTTAAGTGCAATAGTGTGAAACGTAGACTGCGTGAGGTATAACTTGTTTTAATATGCAGTATCATGTCATTGTTCAGTCACCTTTAGATGTAGTGTTTGGTGACCTTTAGAAAATACTGTCTCCCTGGAGACAGTCTCAGTGTTTAATTCTATGTTACCCTCTTCATGAGGAGTAAACAGAAGGACAGGAGTTGAGAAGATCTTCAGTTAGTTTACATAACCATATGGTATTTATTTCTACCTGTATGCAAATCATATCTTCACATCTGCTGCATACAGCAGCATTACGTAGTGACTAAGATCTGCTGCAGTTGGTGAGGCGCACACTTTCCTGTTATAGGCTAGCTCATCAACATTGATGTAATGAGTGTCCAATTTAGAATACatgtaatattttaaaaagtatattcTATGATTGTACATGCAATGTGTACCTTTCCTTGACGACATCCACTGTGCCCACTTGAGAGCACGGTCTTAAGGGCATTGCCCCACGTCTTAACTTGACGCAGATCACAGCGTTTCCACGTTCATACACTGCCGTCTGCACACTGATCCTTCCGACATCTGTTACACAGcaagggagagaaaagaaaaaaaaaaaaaaacacaccacacTTCATTACATTTGTATGGCAATAATATATTTGTCATTGACTGAGCTTAAAATTTCTACAAGCCCATACTGTTCGTAGTGGGCTAAAGTATTTGGTGTTAACAGTTCATGGTGGAATTAGTTTGTGGCTGTAGAGAGATGGCGAGTCTCTCTGCCACAGTATATTTTCTGGTTACCAAAGCCCAAAAATGTCTCAACACTGGTTGAGGCAGTTTATCAAGGCCTTCAAACCTAATTATAAGAGTAGATCCGACCTGACAGCTTATTGGTCAACTAGACATTTAGAAAGTTGCCCAAATCAGCACACCCAGGGCAATTTGAGCACACCTGGCGCATCACTAGAAATATCGCTCCACCATTTGCGTTAACAGTAAGGAGTGGGTATTTTTCtatctatttcattcatattcaTGCAAGTAATTCAGAAACCAGTGGAACACACAAAAGCTCTCCAACTAGTATATAAAGTGATTCATCAGATTAAATGATTGGTTACGCTCTGTGCTAGCAAAGTAGTTTGGCGTTTATATTTTAGTTGGGAAATCTCAcaatctctacaaagctaacgttagcttcagtTGACTGGCTGACTAAAAATCGTCaattacctttttattttgagaGCGAATTGCCCCACAATATGAATAGTTTGATTAGAACTTTTATTGTTGTAACCGTTGCTGTATAATTGCAATATTACACTGGAGGTTTTAATTTAGCCAAATATCCCATTTACGAAacagtacacacttcctgtctcctaaaggggcgtggcctcatTTAAACATGTAGTGAACGTCGTGtcgatggatgaaaagttatttgaATGATTTATTAACgttcttttgctaacgttagatatgtACAAAGCTAAGACATTTAGCATCACTGGAGTTTACGAACGTTAACTGCTCTGCGTTGCCAGATCTCGTGAGAGTTTAGTCATTTTAGTACGGTTTAGAAACGGGTCTCAAACTAAGTTATTTTCTCCTGAGCTGAAGTGTAGTCTGAAAAACGCTATTTTAGTGGCAAAATTTTCTGGAGATGTGGCTTGTGAGAAAttagtccaatatttacttgtCACTATGGGGAAAGGATCGCTCATAATATGCAagcacgttcacttctcccattggacTCAATGGACcgttcacagcagacattttgattgACGGAGCCCACgcgacacagatacaggaaacttAATACATCTATGgagttggggcgtctcggttctaacAGTCTCTAATTTAACGTCATATTTGGCACTTCAGTGTAATATTGCTTAAATGTACCATACAGTGGACACAGACATGAGTTCAGTCATACCGCAGCTCAGGCGCTGGACATTCCCTTCGGTGCCACAGGTGATAGCTCTCTTTGTGGAGAGAACTAAAATAACAGATATGAAAGAATTAGTTAAAGGTGTGTTCAAGACACGTACTGTATGCAGAAAATAAATGCAAGCATCAGCATTATCATTCACTCTatacttatacacacacacacacacaatactttaCCTGCTGTCATGAGCGAACATGTTGCTGCCAGCACTGGAAAAGAAACATCACTGTCAAAATGTGCAAGTCAACATAAGCAGGAGTTACaaagtcagttttttttgtaattttttttaacacacagGAATTTCAAGCTAGCTTCTTCAGCAAGACAACATAAATCAAACTTACACAGTGTGGTGCGGAGTCTGAAGCAGAGCATGGCTTTAGAAGATCCGGTCTGAGGCGAAATAAGACAGCCGCTAGCTTGACGAGACACACCTGTAGTCTGTTATGCTGGATCAAGCGCTGCCTTTGccttatataggcctacaaatCAATTGGTTTCACAATATGCCGACTCACATTACGGAAATATTATGAGGTGCACTGAAAAAATGAACTTTgtggtaaagtaaaaatatattaaatagcTGTCATAATTTCTAAATTGAAATATTAAGATCTACAATGTCTTAACGTTTAAATGTATACACATATGTAATACATTAACTGTGTTGGAAGAGTACGTTTTACTATAGAGTTACACATAGGCTACTATTTAAAAGTGTTGCACAAATACcgaaaaatactaaataaattgtaacCCAAAGTGTTTACATTTGTAATCCACGCC
This genomic interval from Sander vitreus isolate 19-12246 chromosome 7, sanVit1, whole genome shotgun sequence contains the following:
- the LOC144520181 gene encoding L-rhamnose-binding lectin SML-like, producing MTVVSLERAVTCGSDGNVQRLRCDDGVISVQTALYGRADAVTCSEGRPRGQLANTHCSQAGTVDVVKKRCDGKRECELNINVFYTSDPCKRTYKYLDTTYTCLPAIHLDACEGSLAQLQCDEGQVIAVYGADYGRRDQTTCIYQRPLTQIQNISCSSPTGKVADSCDGKNSCTIAASNSVFGNPCIGTYKYLKVVYACNCDHPATTPLP